The following is a genomic window from Nitrososphaerota archaeon.
CGCCCCAATGAGGAGGATGCCAGGGTCCCGTTCCTTCACCATGGCCGCGACCACGTCAGCGTACGCTTCCGCGGTGAAATTCTTCAGGACCGGCGAGTCGGCCGCCAGCACCAAGTCGGCCCCCCTATGCGCGCACTCTTCGGCCAGCGCTTGGACTCCCTCTCCCAGAATGACCCCAGTCACCCTTGCGCCGAGCTTGCCCGCTATCTCCCTGCCCTTTCCGAGCACCTCGTACGAGGAGTCCTCTACGACGCCATCAATCTGCTCGAGGAAGACTAGCACTCCGTCGGCCATACGACTAACCCTCTCCGTTCCCTACGAAGCCTGCGAGGATTTCAGCGACGTCCCTAATCATCACCTTCGAACCGACAGTCTTGACCCCATCCTCGAAGTTGAGGACGCAGAAGGGACATGCCGTGGCCATGACCGAGGCGCCTGACTCTTCTGCCTGGGCGATCCTCTTGTGGCTAGGCCGCGCCCCCTCTGACTCGACGTACATCCCGCCTCCTCCCCCACCACAGCAGAGGGCGTTGCTCCTGTTGTCATCCATCTCGTTCAGCTTGAGGCCGGAGACGCTCTCGAGGAGCTTCCTAGGTTCTTCGTATATCCCGCCGTACCTCCCGAGATAGCACGGGTCGTGATACGTCACCGTCTGGCCGTCGAAGTCGTCGGCACGTTCCAGCTTGAGTTGGTCGTGGTCGAGCATCCCGGAAAGGAACTCCGTGTAATGGAGGACTTGAGGGAGTGAGCCGTACTTCGGGTAGACGTCCCTGAAGACGCCGTTGCTGTGAGGTGAAATCGTTATGATGTCTTCCGCTCCTATGTTCTTGAACGACTCGATGTTAGACTGGGCCAGCTCCTCGAGGAACCCCTCTTCGCCAATTTGGTACACCTCGTCCCCTGAACTCTTCTCCTTGTCCCCGAGGACTGCGAAGTCGACTCCCGTGGAATTGAAGATCTTCACCAGCGACCGGGCGATACGCTGGAGGCGCGGGTCGAAAGAGGCCGCATCGTCCAGGTAGAGGAGGTGCTTGGCCGTCGACCCCACCTTTACTTTGAGACCCTCCGCCCACCTCATCCTTTCGGTCTTCTTCCCCTCCCAGGCGGTCCCCTCTTCGTAGACCCTCCAGAGCGCGCTTTCCAGCTTAGGAGGGACCTTCCTGTCCTTGTAACTCAAGCCTCTCAGAGAGTGAATCACCCCCGTGATCTCCACGCCTCGGGGACATGCAACCTCGCACTCCTTGCAGGTTGCGCATTGCCACAAAGAATCGGTGATAGCCAGCTCTCTGATTGCAGTCTGGGCTCCTCGCATTATCCTCCTTACGGGGACGTTCATGGGGCA
Proteins encoded in this region:
- a CDS encoding (Fe-S)-binding protein, encoding MSAQSPDVEFSRALSETVPGSLSSCYQCGTCTAVCPMNVPVRRIMRGAQTAIRELAITDSLWQCATCKECEVACPRGVEITGVIHSLRGLSYKDRKVPPKLESALWRVYEEGTAWEGKKTERMRWAEGLKVKVGSTAKHLLYLDDAASFDPRLQRIARSLVKIFNSTGVDFAVLGDKEKSSGDEVYQIGEEGFLEELAQSNIESFKNIGAEDIITISPHSNGVFRDVYPKYGSLPQVLHYTEFLSGMLDHDQLKLERADDFDGQTVTYHDPCYLGRYGGIYEEPRKLLESVSGLKLNEMDDNRSNALCCGGGGGGMYVESEGARPSHKRIAQAEESGASVMATACPFCVLNFEDGVKTVGSKVMIRDVAEILAGFVGNGEG